In the Flagellimonas sp. HMM57 genome, one interval contains:
- a CDS encoding glutaredoxin family protein, which produces MPSLKLYGTDWCMKSSALRNYMQSKWITFEDFNVETDKEAEETVRSLYDGKLKFPTVTYGPEFIKNPSVQELSAFLAKNGISD; this is translated from the coding sequence ATGCCTAGTCTAAAACTATACGGAACCGATTGGTGTATGAAATCTTCCGCCTTGCGAAACTATATGCAGTCAAAATGGATAACGTTCGAGGACTTTAATGTAGAAACCGATAAGGAAGCCGAAGAAACGGTTCGCTCATTATATGATGGCAAATTAAAATTCCCCACTGTAACCTACGGGCCCGAATTCATCAAAAATCCAAGCGTACAAGAACTCTCTGCATTTCTAGCAAAAAATGGGATTTCAGACTAA